In the genome of Mucilaginibacter sp. 14171R-50, the window TATCTCAAATCTCACATCTAAATAAATAAATAGAGTTATGCCAAAAATGAAAACCAATTCCAGTGCAAAAAAGCGTTTTAAGCTTACTGGAACCGGTAAAATTGCCAGAAAGAATGCTTTCAAAAGCCACATCTTAACCAAGATGTCGACAAAACGCAAGCGTAACCTTAGTCACACAAGTTTGGTTTCAAACGCTGACATGGGTAACGTTAAACGTATGCTTTGCATAGGCAAGTAATTAAACAAATTTTTAACCAGGTATTAGAGTCAAAAAGCTTCCGAGAGGGACACTCACTACCAAAAAACAAACAAAATGCCACGTTCAGTTAACGCAGTAGCGTCCAGAAGACGCAGGAAAAGAATCATGAACCTCGCCAAAGGTTATTGGGGTTCACGCAGCAAGGTTTACACCGTTGCTAAAAACACAGTTGAAAAAGGTTTACAATACGCATACCGCGACCGTAAAACCAAGAAAAGAGAATTCAGGGCATTATGGATACAACGTATCAACGCAGGTGCCCGCCAACACGGTATTTCTTACTCACAATTAATAGGTAAGTTAGCCGCTAAAGAAATCGGTTTAAATCGTAAAGTTTTAGCTGATCTGGCTATGAACCACCCTGATGCTTTCAAAGCGATCATCGACGCTGTAAAATAAGTAATATACGCCCGGAAACGGGACTTATAATAAAATCCCGATAGCTGAAAAGGTATCGGGATTTTTATTTATATACCTATTATTTGGCAATGATCATGAACTCGGTCCGCCGGTTCAACGCGCGGTTTTCGTCGGATGTGTTTGGCGCGATGGGCTGCGCTTCGCCGTACCCTTTGTATACCAGGCGGGTTGCTAAAATGCCATTTGCCGACAAATATTGATATACCGAATTCGCCCTTTTTTCTGATAGCGCTATGTTAGTTTCAGTGTTACCTACATCATCCGTATATCCCGATATTTCGATCTTAACAGCGGGGTTGAGCTGTAAAAATTCTATCAATTTTTGAAGTTCGGCTTTCGATTCGGCTCTTAATTCAAACTTATTGGTATCAAAAAATATATTCCTTAATACCACTTTATTACCCACCTCAATGGGCGCTAGCAATACGGAAAGGTTAAATGCCTTTTTATCTTTAAGCCCTATCAGCGAAAAGTTATCCGAATAAAACAAATATCCTTCGCGTGATATGTTTAAGCCATAATTTTTACCGGCCGAGAGAGTGGCCAGGAACTCCCCGGCATCTGTTGAACTGTAGTCCTGGTACACAGGAATATTCTTTTGCAGGTCGATGATCTCAACGGCTGCTTCCAACGGTTGTTTGGTCTTTTTATCCGCGACGGTGCCTTTCACATAAGTTACAATGTTAGGCCGCAGGTTAGGCGGCAATTCAAACGTGTAAATATCATAACCGCCAAAGCCCTTCAAATTATTTGACGAAAAAAAGGCGAATGAGCCGTTTGCTGTAAGCGTTAAACCATTTTCATCCCCGCTTGAGTTGATAGGATAGCCCAGGTTCTCGGGCTTTTGCCATTTACCGTCTTTCCCAAGGCGACTTACAAAAAGGTCTTTGCCTCCCATACCCGGCCACCCATTGCTGCAAAAGTAAAATGTACTGTCGTCGGGATGTATAAACGGCGATTGCTCGTCATATGTCGTATTGATCTGCGGGCCCATATTTTCAGGTTCGCTCCAGCCTTTATCGCTCAGCGTCGACTTCCAGATATCGTAACCACCATACCCGCCTTTACGGTTACTTACAAAATACAAGGTACGCCCGTCAGCGCTGATTGAGGGCTGCGCTTCCCAGCCCGAGGTATTAACGGGGGCGCTCAGGCTAAACGGCTTTGCCCAATCGTTGCCTTTTTTTTGCGCGATATAAATGTCACACCGGCCCAAACCATCAGGCCTGTTGCAACCGGTAAAAAAAAGGTACTTGCCATCCTGCGAGATAGACTGCGCACCTTCGTTATATGCCGAAGTATTAATTATAT includes:
- the rpmI gene encoding 50S ribosomal protein L35, yielding MPKMKTNSSAKKRFKLTGTGKIARKNAFKSHILTKMSTKRKRNLSHTSLVSNADMGNVKRMLCIGK
- the rplT gene encoding 50S ribosomal protein L20, which encodes MPRSVNAVASRRRRKRIMNLAKGYWGSRSKVYTVAKNTVEKGLQYAYRDRKTKKREFRALWIQRINAGARQHGISYSQLIGKLAAKEIGLNRKVLADLAMNHPDAFKAIIDAVK
- a CDS encoding OmpA family protein; amino-acid sequence: MRKTWFLYILLLALYANAFGQQRQYSTTDREAIKQFALANQSLDEHLYDEAISQLEQAVKADSKFVEAHAQLADVLRMRRIYKPAITHFQKVIELDPEYNRAVYLKLGDCELTAAMYEPALHHLEKYLTYPNITPQNIAYAQKLIADCKFSIKALKQPVSFVPVNMGPEINTAADEYLPVATADESTLIFTRKIDNNEDFYKSVKLNNNWQKAGYLSNIINTSAYNEGAQSISQDGKYLFFTGCNRPDGLGRCDIYIAQKKGNDWAKPFSLSAPVNTSGWEAQPSISADGRTLYFVSNRKGGYGGYDIWKSTLSDKGWSEPENMGPQINTTYDEQSPFIHPDDSTFYFCSNGWPGMGGKDLFVSRLGKDGKWQKPENLGYPINSSGDENGLTLTANGSFAFFSSNNLKGFGGYDIYTFELPPNLRPNIVTYVKGTVADKKTKQPLEAAVEIIDLQKNIPVYQDYSSTDAGEFLATLSAGKNYGLNISREGYLFYSDNFSLIGLKDKKAFNLSVLLAPIEVGNKVVLRNIFFDTNKFELRAESKAELQKLIEFLQLNPAVKIEISGYTDDVGNTETNIALSEKRANSVYQYLSANGILATRLVYKGYGEAQPIAPNTSDENRALNRRTEFMIIAK